A segment of the Trifolium pratense cultivar HEN17-A07 linkage group LG7, ARS_RC_1.1, whole genome shotgun sequence genome:
AACAAGTAGTCCAtacaatgtcatgtaatatttatgcaactcaaacatattttactccaatggtgataccactttttgagtatcatagattaataacaaactttaatgttttgacatatatggaagctattaaattgaatttatataccaaaaataaaaataataataacattaaattgatgatacaatACTTATTTAAGGTACtagtatcatcaattttgatacctaTGTCTATGTGCCACGTCATGAAacttcaataataaaaaaaataagatatcaTATCATTAGTCTATAAAACTCTCTTAGATATCCTTATTAGAGATGATGTTCCTAAGAGTAAGCAAGTGAACAATGAAAACAGCAAGTGAAGATTCGAAAGAAGATAAACAAAACAGTGTACACAGCATATTTGAGTTCATAGCTTAGTGGCATTACCATTTTTATGACTTTAGTAACTCCAAATTCCAAAGATAGGACCCAGACATTACGCAAtcaatcaaaatttgaattagtaCAGCGCCAAACATAACTCATTTAATCTTCTGCCACGTGTCCCATCATCTCAAACATCCTACGACtaaaccaaaaaacataaacatagtaaCCTCAAACTCCCTCCTTCTTCGTTCTTCCTCACTTCAaatctctctctcactctctctctgcAAATGGCGTTTTCATTTTCCAAGAAAAAACCCTCTTCAAGATACAGTTCCTACGATTCACGTTCATCAACATCCTCAATCTTTTCAGACCCATCTTCATCCTATGAATTCAACAACATGAACAACAACCTTAAAAACCCCAAATCCTCATCTTCATCTCGTGCTATTGTCAAAGCTAAATCCTCTTCTCATCTAACTCCAACAACAAAACTTGATCCAACATTAACCACAATGGTCAAAAAATTCATGCAGAATAAACCCAAATTAGTGAACCCAACAAGTACTAAGTTGTTCATTCCTTCTGATGTTATTGCTAAAGATTTGAAGAAAGATGCTAAAAGGGTCACTACTTTTTCTGGGATGCAGAAGAAACTGTTTGGGAAAAATGGGTCATctgagaagaaagaaaaggtTAAAGCTTTGACAGAAGTGAAAGGGAATACTAGAACACTTGCTATGGTTTTGAGGAGTGAGAGGGAGCTTCTGAGTATCAATAAGGAGCAAGAGGAGGAGATTTTGAAGCTCAAGCTTATGATTGAGAATAAGAAcaaagaggtttttttttttttttttttttttttttttttttctgcattCAACTTGAATCTGATTTGCAATTATCGGTCTATTAATTTTTCAGTTAAttaatgtttgtttgtttatagtTTGAATTCGTTGATTTTTCAGTCTTTATCACATCTGAAATGATGTTTTTTGATtgaaattgttgatttttttgttcAAGTAGATTAGTAGCCTATAAAGCACAAACACAGACACCGGACGCCTCAACATAAGTGTGGGTGTCATGTCAGTGTTCGACACCGGGAcaccgggacacgcctaatATTGTGAGGAGTGTCggtgttgggtcatcacgagggggcagccgggggatcatccacattgggcttaagaacaactctacaagtgagttggacaccacactcttacccaaaaccttaaggtgttaggtttatgggtcatctcacttataaagtgttcaacctccacttttctaagcaatgtgggacttaaccactcacacttgctacaacaatctccccctcaagtgtgagtctatccactcttggatatgctccccctcaagcggaagctttcttcatcctacacttgtaccgccgtaagccacactgctccacgggactcgccgcctgaccacctttgtcaggaagactttcgatacaaggagccagttcaacccttcgtcgaaccatcggctctgataccactgttgggtcatcacgagggggcagccgggggatcatccacattgggcttaagaacaactctacaagtgagttggacaccacactcttaacctaacaccttaaggttttgggtaagagtgtggtgtccaactcacttgtagagttgttcttaagcccaatgtggatgatcccccggctgccccctcgtgatgacccaacagtcGGGGCTTCATagttagtgtaatcataagtgtgggtgtcgtgtcggtgtccgacactagGACACGCCTAATCTTGTGAGGACTGAGGACtgaggagtgtcggtgcttcatagtTAGTAGCTAGAATTTTGCcattaagatgaataagtggggAATCTTGTGTTCGAACTCGGCACTGTATATTGCAAtctccctaccaactgagttatgctTCCTAGGAccaaaattgttgatggttTTGATGTTaagaaataattttgatgaCTTTTTGATTTATAAGAGTTACAATGTTTCTATGTTTAAGAAACTTTTGAACAATTTGAGATGTAGAAGTTAATTTAGTTCATATATGAAGTACTATTGTCTAGCTAAAATGTTCATAGTTGCAAGCTTTCATTGTTATTTCTTTATTCCTGATGTGTTTCATGAAGACGTCGAAATTAACACTGTCACATTCGCTCGCTGCGTTGATTTTGCAGGTAGAGAAGTTGAAGGATTTGTGCTTGAACCAAAGAGAAGAAATCAAGTCATTGAAGGATACAATACTGTTTCCAGATGTTATGAATTGCCAGCTTCAAGAACTTGTAGAGAAGCAAGGGTCAGAACTGAAAGAAGCAAAACAAGTCATTCCATCTCTACAAAAGCAGGTTTCTTCTCTCACTGGTCAGCTTCAAAGCCTCGCCGAGGATCTTGCAGAGGTATAACTTACATCCTTGCATGAAACCAATTCAGAATTCATTGCTGTCAAGCCGAGTTTTGTCGTAcaattttgtttctcttttagAAATTATATCTTTGCCTGCATCCTGCTGAGATGAACATACTGTCATTGAGTTGAGTCGCATTCGGTCACAATTTCCACGCAGTTAACAGTTCGAAGTTATTGGATTAAAATCAAACTGCTTCATATTCATGTTTTCTTTTATAGCCGATTCACTTAGCTTAAAATTTTAGTTGTCTGAACTTTATACAACGACTTTGCATATGTTTGGAAACAcggcacacacacacacgtaaATGCACATGGTCAATTAAGAGCTATTAGTTATAGCTTTAGCGTAAACGTGAAGTGACATCACGGATGTTAAAGTTTCCAAACACTATTCAAGCTGCTGACTGTGTGAACGCGAAAAAATCGCGATTCAAAGTTTACACCATCTGAATTTGCTGTTGCGGCATATGATTATGTTATTCCATTGAAGTTAAAGTTTCCAAACACActatttattgtttttcatttgtttgatAGGTCAAGGCTGATAAGTATTCAACAAAAACCGGTTTCCAAGGTTACGGAAGTTCTCCAAGAACACCGCCATCACATTCCCGGGAAGACGCTTCAAACTCTTGGGTAAGATTAGAACTTAATTGAAAGTAGTGATGATAGAAtgttcttaattatttttaagcaATTCTATTACTTTGGCAAATATTTTGGTTTATCAGCTCAGCAATTCTTGCAGGACTTTAGCTCGGATGACAATTCCGATGACCTATTACTCAGAGATCTCAATCCATGCTTAACACCTCACAATGCCAACAAGTCAAGATCAAGGGTAAATAAACCTCTCTACTATCATTTTGTCGTAGAACTCTTCGAATATACGCATCATACTGGTACTAATACATTGATCACATCAAACAACACAGTTTCTTAACTGATATCTCAACATCTTTCAGGAATCTCTGCAGGATGAAAGCTTATCTGGGGACGATCTTAAAGTATATCCTGAGCTAGATGATTTCAATTCTTACGATCAGAAGTTTTCAAAAAGTTCCGACTGTTACAATCATAACACTGTCAAAATTGGCAAAATAGGAATTACAACCAAAGCAAGTCGAAGATCTGATGACAGCAAAACAGCTTGGAGGTAGAATGAACCGTAAACTTATTTGATCAACTTCAATCACCGTTCCTTTGTTGAGATTCCTCATCTCTTTTCTTTATTTCCATCTTTCAGTTTTGTCATCATACTGTGTCTGTTTTAGA
Coding sequences within it:
- the LOC123897824 gene encoding uncharacterized protein LOC123897824, which produces MAFSFSKKKPSSRYSSYDSRSSTSSIFSDPSSSYEFNNMNNNLKNPKSSSSSRAIVKAKSSSHLTPTTKLDPTLTTMVKKFMQNKPKLVNPTSTKLFIPSDVIAKDLKKDAKRVTTFSGMQKKLFGKNGSSEKKEKVKALTEVKGNTRTLAMVLRSERELLSINKEQEEEILKLKLMIENKNKEVEKLKDLCLNQREEIKSLKDTILFPDVMNCQLQELVEKQGSELKEAKQVIPSLQKQVSSLTGQLQSLAEDLAEVKADKYSTKTGFQGYGSSPRTPPSHSREDASNSWDFSSDDNSDDLLLRDLNPCLTPHNANKSRSRESLQDESLSGDDLKVYPELDDFNSYDQKFSKSSDCYNHNTVKIGKIGITTKASRRSDDSKTAWR